A genomic window from Brassica oleracea var. oleracea cultivar TO1000 chromosome C8, BOL, whole genome shotgun sequence includes:
- the LOC106307882 gene encoding transmembrane protein 64-like, which produces MTYSDGADETVPELKLIIEDPENGDYVKLRGGSDEEEEESPAGCWIGSVTSVWFWVKLISLVAFLGLLAFVIIKWIAPFLIEKELIPFIKWVRSTFSIPVLGLLLFASVALFPSILLPSSPSMWMAGLTFGYGNGFLLILSAASIGVTLPFLIGHLFLHKMQEWLKQYPKKAAILRAAGEGTWFHQFQAVTLIRVSPFPYMIYNYCALATGVHYGPYILGSLVGMVPEIFVSIYTGIMLRTLAVASDKRHGLSAMEIVVNVLGFCVTASATIVCTIYAKKKLSAMQSEEVET; this is translated from the exons ATGACGTACAGCGATGGCGCCGATGAGACGGTGCCTGAGCTGAAACTGATCATCGAGGATCCCGAGAATGGAGATTATGTGAAATTAAGAGGAGGATCTGATGAAGAAGAGGAAGAATCTCCGGCGGGATGTTGGATAGGGTCGGTGACGTCAGTGTGGTTCTGGGTTAAATTGATCTCCCTCGTCGCTTTTTTGGGTTTATTGGCATTTGTAATTATCAAATGGATTGCTCCATTTTTAATCGAAAAG GAATTGATTCCATTTATAAAATGGGTGAGAAGCACATTCAGCATCCCGGTGCTCGGTCTTCTCCTCTTTGCCTCAGTTGCTTTGTTCCCAAGCATTCTTCTTCCTTCTTCTCCTTCCATGTGGATGGCTGGTCTTACCTTTGGTTATGGAAACGGCTTTCTGTTGATTCTGTCAGCTGCATCAATCGGTGTTACCCTTCCTTTCTTAATCGGACATCTCTTCCTCCACAAGATGCAA GAATGGTTGAAGCAGTACCCGAAAAAAGCAGCCATACTTCGAGCCGCAGGTGAAGGAACATGGTTCCATCAGTTTCAAGCAGTCACGTTGATCCGCGTCTCTCCGTTTCCTTACATGATTTACAACTACTGCGCATTGGCCACTGGAGTTCACTACGGTCCTTACATCTTAGGCTCTCTTGTTGGAATGGTTCCTGAGATCTTTGTCTCAATCTACAC GGGAATAATGCTAAGAACACTAGCTGTTGCATCAGACAAAAGACACGGTCTTTCGGCCATGGAGATAGTAGTGAATGTTCTTGGCTTTTGTGTAACTGCGAGCGCGACTATAGTCTGCACAATCTATGCCAAGAAGAAGCTTAGTGCGATGCAATCAGAGGAAGTAGAGACATGA
- the LOC106312173 gene encoding zinc finger A20 and AN1 domain-containing stress-associated protein 1: MGSEQNDSFSPSEPKLCVNGCGFFGSPSNMNLCSKCYRDIRATEEQAASAKAAVDKSLNPNKHHTKPPQQSLETAPEPSSSASGGDSSVASSDPPRGTRCLSCNKKVGVTGFKCRCGSTFCGAHRYPESHDCEFDFKGAAREAIAKANPVVKADKVEKI; encoded by the coding sequence ATGGGTTCAGAGCAAAACGACAGCTTCTCCCCCTCAGAGCCGAAGCTCTGCGTCAACGGCTGCGGCTTCTTCGGATCACCATCGAACATGAACCTCTGCTCCAAGTGCTACCGCGACATCAGAGCCACCGAGGAGCAAGCCGCCTCCGCTAAAGCCGCCGTCGACAAATCTCTAAACCCTAACAAACACCACACCAAACCACCGCAACAGAGCCTGGAGACCGCTCCGGAGCCATCCTCATCGGCGAGCGGCGGAGATTCCTCCGTAGCTTCCTCAGATCCGCCGAGGGGGACGAGGTGCTTGAGCTGTAACAAGAAGGTGGGGGTTACGGGGTTCAAGTGCAGGTGCGGGAGCACTTTCTGTGGAGCCCACAGGTACCCGGAGAGCCACGACTGCGAGTTTGATTTCAAAGGAGCGGCTAGAGAGGCTATTGCTAAGGCGAATCCGGTTGTGAAAGCTGATAAAGTGGAGAAGATATGA
- the LOC106312172 gene encoding pentatricopeptide repeat-containing protein At1g12300, mitochondrial-like, protein MLCRRLVLVSRILSSPSGGTLTTPLLSGGSSDRKMSSSSYKERLRSGIIGIKKDDAVTLFQSMIQSRPLPTVVDFSRLFSGIARTKQYDLVLSLCNQMELQGIAHNNYTLCIMINCFCRRHNLGFAFSVMGKMLKLGYEPNTITFSTLINGLCLEGRVSEAVELVDHMVDMKVIPNLIILNTIVNGLCLQDRLSEAMSLIDRMLANGCQPDAVTYGPVLNRMCKSGNTASALDLLGKMELRKIKPQVVTYNIIIDSLCKDGSLEDALCLFNEMETKGIKANVITYTSLIGGFCSAGRWDDGAQLLRDMITRGVTPNVVTFNALIDSFVKEGQLTEAKKLYNEMITRGTDPNIITYNSLIYGMCMDNCLDEANQMLDMMVSKGFYPDIVTFNILINGYCKAKQVDEGTRLFRNMCLRGVVADTVTYNTLIQGFCQSGKLNVAKELFQEMVFVGVPPSVVTYSILLDGLCDNGELEKALEILDQMLKSKMELDIGIYSIIIHGMCNASKIDDAWDLFCSLPLKGVKPEVRTYNIMIGGLCKKGSLPEAVLLFRKMGEDGVAPSSGTYNTLIRAHLRGGDLTKSAELIEEMKRCGFSADASTIKIVMNMLLDGRMKKSFLDMLS, encoded by the coding sequence ATGTTGTGTCGGAGATTGGTGCTTGTGTCTCGTATCCTCTCGAGTCCTTCAGGAGGTACTCTTACAACTCCTTTGCTCTCTGGTGGCAGCAGCGATAGAAAGATGTCTTCTTCTTCTTACAAAGAGAGACTGAGAAGTGGGATTATTGGTATCAAGAAGGATGATGCTGTTACTCTGTTCCAATCTATGATTCAGTCTCGTCCTCTGCCTACCGTCGTTGATTTCAGTAGATTGTTTAGTGGCATTGCGAGAACAAAACAGTATGATCTAGTGTTGTCTCTCTGCAACCAAATGGAATTGCAAGGGATCGCACATAACAACTACACACTCTGCATTATGATCAATTGCTTCTGCAGGCGTCATAATCTCGGTTTTGCTTTTTCTGTGATGGGAAAGATGTTGAAGCTTGGGTATGAGCCCAACACAATCACATTCTCTACTCTGATTAACGGATTGTGTCTTGAGGGTAGAGTCTCTGAAGCTGTGGAGTTAGTTGATCATATGGTAGATATGAAGGTTATTCCAAATCTCATCATACTTAACACTATTGTCAATGGGCTTTGTCTCCAAGATAGACTCTCTGAAGCAATGTCTTTGATAGATCGAATGTTGGCTAATGGGTGCCAACCCGACGCAGTTACATATGGTCCGGTTTTGAACAGAATGTGTAAGTCAGGGAACACTGCCTCGGCCTTGGATCTCCTCGGAAAGATGGAACTTAGAAAGATCAAGCCTCAAGTAGTCACATACAATATCATCATTGACAGTCTTTGCAAGGATGGGAGCCTCGAAGATGCACTCTGCCTTTTCAATGAAATGGAAACCAAAGGAATCAAAGCAAATGTCATTACCTACACCTCTCTCATAGGAGGCTTTTGTAGTGCCGGAAGATGGGATGATGGTGCACAGTTGCTGAGGGATATGATTACAAGGGGAGTCACCCCTAACGTTGTCACTTTCAATGCTTTGATTGATAGTTTTGTGAAAGAAGGACAGCTTACCGAGGCTAAAAAATTGTACAATGAGATGATCACAAGAGGCACAGATCCAAATATCATTACATATAACTCTTTGATATATGGGATGTGCATGGACAACTGCCTAGATGAGGCCAACCAGATGCTGGATATGATGGTTAGCAAGGGATTCTATCCTGATATTGTGACGTTTAATATCCTTATCAACGGATACTGTAAGGCTAAACAGGTCGATGAAGGTACGAGACTTTTCCGCAATATGTGTTTAAGAGGAGTGGTTGCTGATACAGTCACTTATAACACTCTCATCCAAGGGTTTTGTCAATCGGGAAAACTTAATGTTGCCAAAGAACTCTTCCAGGAGATGGTCTTTGTTGGTGTGCCACCCAGTGTTGTGACTTATAGTATTTTGCTGGATGGGTTGTGTGACAATGGGGAACTAGAAAAGGCTTTGGAAATACTTGATCAAATGCTCAAGAGTAAGATGGAACTTGACATTGGTATATATAGTATCATCATTCACGGGATGTGCAATGCTAGTAAGATCGATGATGCTTGGGATCTATTCTGTAGCCTCCCTCTCAAAGGAGTGAAGCCTGAAGTCAGAACATATAATATAATGATTGGAGGATTATGTAAGAAAGGCTCGCTGCCTGAAGCGGTCTTGTTGTTTAGAAAGATGGGAGAGGATGGGGTTGCGCCAAGCAGTGGTACATACAACACACTAATACGAGCTCATCTCAGAGGTGGTGACTTAACAAAATCAGCTGAACTTATCGAAGAAATGAAGAGGTGTGGGTTCTCTGCAGATGCTTCAACCATAAAGATTGTTATGAATATGTTATTGGATGGTAGAATGAAGAAAAGCTTTCTGGATATGCTTTCTTAG
- the LOC106308230 gene encoding pentatricopeptide repeat-containing protein At1g12300, mitochondrial-like — protein MLCRRLVLVSRIPATPLLSSCERGYSGLGSYRNLSCYKERLRSGIVGIKKKDAVALFQSMIRSRPLPTVMDFNKLFSAVARTKQYDLVLDLCKQMELQGIAHSIYTLSIMINCFCRLQKLGFAFSVMGKMLKLGYEPDTITFSTLINGLCLVGRVSKAVELVDRMVEMEVIPNLITLNTIVNGLCLQGEVSEAMALIDRMIDNGCQPNERTYGPVLNRMCKSGNTALALDLLRKMEHRKIKLDAVTYNFIIDSLCKDGSLEDALSLFNEMETKGIKPNVFNYNSLIRGFFSAGRWDDGAPLLRDMITRGITPTVITFNSLIDSFVKVGKLTEAQDLYNEMITRGTDPDIITYNSMINGLCNEKRLGKANQMLDLMVSKECDPDIVTYNTLINGYCKAKRVDEGMRHFRKMCMGGVVANTFTYNTLIQGFCQSGKLNVAKELFHEMVSQGVHPDIVTYKILLDGLCDNGEVEEALGILDQMHKSNMELDIGLYTIIIHGMCNANKVDDAWSLFCSLRSKGVKPDVKTYTTMIGGLCKKGSLSEAGMLCKKMEEDGIAPNDCTYNTLIRAHLRDGDLTKSAKLIEEMKRCGFSANASTIKIVMDMLSDGRMKKSFLDMLS, from the coding sequence ATGTTGTGTCGGAGATTGGTGCTTGTGTCTCGTATTCCTGCAACTCCTTTGCTCTCCTCATGTGAACGAGGCTACTCTGGTCTCGGCAGCTATAGAAATCTGTCTTGTTACAAGGAGAGACTGAGAAGTGGGATTGTTGGTATCAAGAAGAAGGATGCTGTAGCTCTGTTTCAGTCCATGATTAGGTCTCGTCCTCTTCCTACGGTCATGGATTTCAATAAACTGTTTAGTGCAGTAGCCAGAACGAAACAGTATGACCTTGTGTTGGATCTCTGCAAGCAAATGGAACTGCAAGGGATTGCACATAGCATTTACACGCTGAGTATTATGATCAATTGCTTCTGCCGTCTCCAGAAACTCGGTTTTGCTTTTTCTGTGATGGGAAAGATGTTGAAGCTTGGGTATGAGCCCGACACAATCACATTCTCAACTTTGATCAACGGTTTATGTCTGGTGGGTAGAGTTTCCAAAGCTGTGGAGTTAGTTGATCGTATGGTGGAAATGGAGGTTATACCAAATCTCATCACGCTCAACACTATTGTCAATGGTCTTTGTCTCCAAGGTGAAGTGTCTGAGGCAATGGCTTTGATCGATCGAATGATTGATAATGGATGCCAACCCAATGAACGTACCTATGGTCCGGTTTTGAACAGAATGTGCAAGTCAGGTAACACTGCCTTGGCCTTGGATCTGCTCAGAAAGATGGAACACAGAAAGATCAAGCTCGATGCAGTCACATACAATTTCATCATTGACAGTCTTTGCAAAGATGGGAGCCTCGAAGATGCACTCAGCCTTTTCAATGAAATGGAAACCAAAGGTATCAAACCAAATGTCTTTAACTACAACTCTCTCATTAGAGGCTTCTTTAGTGCTGGAAGATGGGATGATGGTGCACCGTTGCTGAGGGATATGATCACAAGGGGAATCACCCCCACCGTCATCACTTTCAATTCTTTGATTGATAGTTTTGTGAAAGTGGGAAAGCTTACTGAGGCTCAAGATTTGTACAACGAGATGATCACAAGAGGCACAGATCCTGATATCATTACATATAACTCTATGATAAATGGGCTGTGCAATGAAAAACGCTTAGGTAAAGCCAACCAGATGCTGGATCTGATGGTTAGCAAGGAATGCGATCCTGATATCGTGACTTATAATACCCTTATAAATGGATACTGTAAGGCTAAACGAGTTGATGAAGGTATGAGACATTTCCGCAAAATGTGTATGGGAGGAGTGGTTGCCAATACATTCACTTATAACACTCTCATCCAAGGGTTTTGTCAATCAGGAAAACTTAATGTTGCCAAAGAACTCTTCCACGAGATGGTCTCTCAAGGTGTTCATCCTGATATTGTAACCTACAAAATTTTGCTGGATGGATTGTGTGACAATGGAGAAGTAGAAGAGGCTTTGGGAATACTTGATCAAATGCACAAGAGTAACATGGAACTTGATATTGGTTTATATACCATCATTATTCACGGGATGTGCAATGCTAATAAGGTCGATGATGCTTGGAGTTTGTTCTGTAGCCTACGTTCGAAAGGAGTGAAACCAGACGTCAAGACATATACTACAATGATTGGAGGATTGTGTAAGAAAGGATCGCTGTCTGAAGCGGGCATGTTATGTAAGAAGATGGAAGAGGATGGGATTGCGCCAAATGATTGTACATACAACACTCTTATCAGGGCACATCTCCGAGATGGTGACTTAACAAAATCAGCAAAACTTATCGAAGAAATGAAGAGGTGTGGGTTCTCTGCAAATGCTTCAACCATAAAGATTGTTATGGATATGTTATCGGATGGTAGAATGAAGAAAAGCTTTCTGGATATGCTTTCTTAG
- the LOC106310095 gene encoding F-box protein At5g65850-like, protein MPDSMIEQILTRMPAKSIAMCRCVSKTWASIISRPSFTALFSSRTRTHLLFVCTLDWPSRIYHHGNILTSPLPWTREIFGYFLDVNHQTELRHKVGDQTFTYVNGLVFDMQPSFCGIHNPSTGMSFTVRNSEVVRGSIGAQSYFGYDPISKTFKILAMTTADLISRNHCCHTVRAGERYSWRSISCGIEHFPMKWKPVCIAGHIFYPAASRSDAPISMVIDFDLNAEEFSSINYFDIQASSEAILFDYNGSLASFVLLEHLVSFALWVLEDRVKQIWVKHIHVIPNLPLDFSGYGFKFVGVIHTNETVWLQSTEIVGPSWSLPTGMFFNTDTKTVKEISFNPFDKSKRKRFGVSVGHIEYLRNPWEEYEAVALLKSSEDEEEGVKGNIRFIQEGEECPTTMALTVYGLKPGTYSISVNDVVLKTFDVALKTFDVHQNIPFTIEIIDDNQIPLAGEKSIFDKSVSIVTDGGHVVSKGVIKLPFLGS, encoded by the exons ATGCCTGATTCTATGATTGAGCAGATACTCACGAGAATGCCTGCCAAATCTATAGCCATGTGCCGATGCGTGTCGAAAACTTGGGCGTCAATAATCAGTCGTCCATCTTTCACAGCCTTGTTTTCGAGTCGAACAAGGACTCATCTATTGTTTGTATGCACTCTAGACTGGCCCAGTCGAATATACCACCACGGGAATATCTTGACGTCACCTTTGCCTTGGACTCGAGAAATCTTCGGTTATTTTCTAGATGTCAATCATCAGACAGAGCTACGTCATAAAGTTGGAGATCAAACTTTTACCTATGTAAATGGTTTGGTCTTCGATATGCAACCGTCTTTTTGTGGAATACACAACCCCAGCACCGGCATGTCTTTTACCGTACGCAATTCTGAAGTGGTAAGAGGCAGCATTGGAGCGCAGAGTTACTTCGGTTACGATCCTATCAGCAAAACGTTCAAGATTTTGGCAATGACAACAGCAGACCTGATATCTAGAAACCATTGTTGTCACACAGTAAGGGCTGGGGAACGTTACTCGTGGAGAAGCATCAGTTGTGGAATAGAGCATTTCCCGATGAAGTGGAAACCGGTATGCATAGCTGGACATATATTCTATCCAGCTGCATCCAGGTCTGATGCGCCGATTTCAATGGTGATAGACTTTGACCTCAATGCCGAGGAGTTCAGCTCAATCAATTACTTTGATATTCAAGCTTCTTCGGAGGCAATTTTGTTTGACTATAATGGGAGTTTGGCTTCTTTTGTGCTGTTGGAACACCTGGTAAGCTTTGCTTTGTGGGTGTTAGAGGACCGCGTCAAACAAATTTGGGTGAAGCATATTCATGTGATCCCAAATCTTCCTCTGGATTTTAGTGGGTATGGCTTTAAATTTGTGGGAGTGATACACACAAACGAAACAGTGTGGTTGCAGAGTACTGAAATTGTGGGTCCTAGTTGGTCTCTTCCCACTGGGATGTTCTTTAACACCGATACAAAGACTGTGAAGGAGATCAGTTTCAACCCTTTTGATAAATCTAAGCGTAAAAGGTTTGGAGTCTCGGTAGGTCACATAGAATATTTGAGAAACCCGTGGGAGGAGTATGAAGCAGTTGCTCTTTTGAAGAGCAGCGAGGATGAGGAGGAGGGTGTTAAAGGCAATATCCGTTTCATCCAGGAAGGAGAAGAAT GTCCAACCACAATGGCTTTAACAGTCTATGGCCTTAAGCCTGGTACATACAGTATCAGTGTGAATGATGTCGTTCTAAAAACGTTTGATGTCGCTCTAAAAACATTTGATGTTCATCAGAACATACCTTTCACAATCGAAATCATTGATGATAACCAG ATTCCTCTTGCTGGTGAAAAATCAATTTTTGATAAGTCAGTGTCTATAGTCACTGATGGGGGACATGTCGTTTCTAAGG GTGTCATTAAGCTGCCATTTTTAGGATCATAA
- the LOC106309357 gene encoding SKP1-like protein 11 → MAKKETVRLRSSRGKIYEIDEVVASQSKLIANYCEGGDILIEDVEDEILDLVIDYWKNHARASSEMDLKRLDDRFLHYNRTDLYPVLMAADYLIINSLLDLCFQTIADSITACQSPRQIR, encoded by the coding sequence ATGGCGAAGAAAGAGACTGTACGTTTGAGAAGCTCTAGAGGCAAAATATACGAGATTGATGAAGTGGTCGCATCCCAATCCAAGTTGATAGCGAATTATTGTGAAGGAGGCGATATTCTGATTGAAGACGTCGAAGACGAGATTCTAGATTTAGTGATCGATTACTGGAAGAACCATGCCCGCGCTTCCTCCGAAATGGATTTGAAGAGGTTGGACGACCGCTTCTTACATTATAACCGGACAGACCTTTACCCTGTCCTTATGGCTGCAGATTACCTTATCATCAACAGTTTGCTTGATCTCTGCTTCCAAACCATCGCAGATTCAATCACGGCCTGCCAATCACCGAGACAGATTCGCTAG
- the LOC106309358 gene encoding pentatricopeptide repeat-containing protein At1g12620-like, whose protein sequence is MEEDGIAPNDYTYNTLIRAHLRDGGDLAKSAELIEEMKRCGFSADASTVKMDHLRDGDLAKSAELIEEMKRCGFSADASTVKMDHLRDGDLAKSAELIEEMKRCGFSADASTVKMDHLRDGDLAKSAELIEEMKRCGFSADASTVKVVMDMLSDW, encoded by the coding sequence ATGGAGGAAGATGGGATTGCGCCAAATGATTATACATACAACACACTAATTCGAGCTCATCTCCGAGATGGTGGTGACTTGGCCAAATCAGCTGAACTTATAGAAGAAATGAAGAGATGTGGCTTCTCTGCAGATGCTTCCACTGTGAAGATGGACCATCTCCGAGATGGTGACTTAGCCAAATCAGCTGAACTTATAGAAGAAATGAAGAGATGTGGCTTCTCTGCAGATGCTTCCACTGTGAAGATGGACCATCTCCGAGATGGTGACTTAGCCAAATCAGCTGAACTTATAGAAGAAATGAAGAGATGTGGCTTCTCTGCAGATGCTTCCACTGTGAAGATGGACCATCTCCGAGATGGTGACTTAGCCAAATCAGCTGAACTTATAGAAGAAATGAAGAGATGTGGCTTCTCTGCAGATGCTTCCACTGTGAAGGTGGTTATGGATATGTTATCGGATTGGTAG
- the LOC106307499 gene encoding ATP-dependent Clp protease proteolytic subunit-related protein 2, chloroplastic, giving the protein MAVSFNTTLHQCSLSPSCSIKLYSGLKPQSASFLTNGYQNLNKEFYGRIHKSLESGTGKASRSRVKMMPIGTPRVPYRNREEGTWQWVDIWNALYRERVIFIGQNIDEEFSNQILATMLYLDTLDDSRRIYMYLNGPGGDLTPSLAIYDTMKSLKSPVGTHCVGLAYNLAGFLLAAGEKGQRFAMPLSRIALTSPAGAARGQADDIQNEAKELSRIRDYLFNELANNTGQPAERIFKDLSRVKRFNAEEAMEYGLIDKIVRPPRIKADAPRQDETSGLG; this is encoded by the exons ATGGCGGTCTCGTTTAATACAACCCTTCACCAGTGTTCTCTGAGTCCGAG CTGTAGCATTAAGCTTTATTCTGGGTTGAAGCCTCAATCTGCAA GCTTTTTGACAAATGGGTATCAGAATTTGAATAAGGAGTTCTATGGCAGGATCCACAAGAGTCTGGAATCCGG GACTGGGAAAGCGAGTAGGTCGAGGGTGAAGATGATGCCAATAGGTACACCGAGAGTGCCTTACAGAAACCGAGAAGAAGGAACTTGGCAATGGGTTGACATATGGAATGCCCTT TATCGAGAGCGTGTAATCTTCATTGGACAAAACATTGATGAAGAGTTTAGCAACCAGATATTAGCAACTATGTTGTATCTTGATACTCTTGATGACTCCAGGAGGATTTATATGTACCTTAATGGACCAGGAGGGGAT CTTACTCCAAGTTTAGCTATCTATGATACGATGAAGAGCTTGAAGAGTCCGGTGGGGACACATTGTGTTGGGCTTGCGTATAACCTTGCAGGTTTTCTACTTGCTGCTGGTGAGAAG GGTCAACGGTTTGCGATGCCATTGTCGAGAATCGCCCTCACGTCACCAGCTGGTGCAGCCCGTGGTCAG GCTGATGATATACAAAATGAAGCAAAAGAGCTTTCAAGGATAAGAGATTACCTCTTCAACGAGCTAGCCAACAATACAGGGCAGCCTGCGGAAAGG ATCTTCAAAGACTTGAGCAGAGTTAAAAGGTTCAACGCAGAAGAAGCTATGGAGTACGGGCTGATCGATAAGATTGTTAGACCACCGCGCATCAAAGCGGACGCTCCTCGCCAAGACGAAACCTCAGGTCTCGGTTAA
- the LOC106307501 gene encoding protein cornichon homolog 4, which translates to MGDIWTWLISFFFLIALVGIIVYQLVCLADLEFDYINPYDSASRINSVVLPEFIVQGVLCVFYLLTGHWFMAFLCLPYLYYNFQLYSKRQHLVDVTEIFNLLNWEKKKRLFKLAYIILNLFLTIFWMIYSALDDHDD; encoded by the exons ATGGGAGATATTTGGACATGGCTTATATCCTTCTTCTTCCTCATCGCTCTTGTCGGAATCATCGTCTATCAG CTTGTTTGCTTAGCGGATCTTGAGTTTGATTACATCAACCCTTACGACTCTGCATCGAGAATAAACTCCGTGGTCTTACCGGAGTTCATTGTACAAGGAGTTCTATGTGTATTCTATCTCTTAACAGGACACTGGTTCATGGCATTCCTATGCCTCCCTTATCTCTACTACAACTTCCAACT CTACTCGAAGCGACAACACTTGGTAGATGTCACAGAGATATTCAATTTGCTTAACTGGGAAAAGAAGAAACGGCTGTTCAAACTCGCTTACATAATCCTTAACCTCTTTCTCACTATCTTCTG GATGATTTATTCAGCGCTGGATGATCACGATGACTGA